The nucleotide window aaaatgtgagttttggttgcagtCAGTTTCTTTCCTTGGGCATGTagtgtctagcgaagggattCGAGTGGATGCTCaaaagatagaagcagtgaaacaatggaccagacctacctctcccaCAGACATCagaagcttcttgggtttggctggcaattacagaaggttcgtggaaggattatcatccatagcctctccattgactaagttgacttagaaaaatgttaagtttcaatggtcagatgattgtgagaaaagcttcgcaaaactaaaaattaggttgactacaactcctattTTTTACTCTACCATAGGGTTTAGAcggttatgttatctattgtgatgcatctagagtcggcctaggttgtgtgtcgATGCAGCGAGGTGAGGTTATAAcatatgcttctagacaacttaaggtgcatgagaagaactatccaactcataacctcgagcttgcagcagtagTGTTTgtacttaagatttggagacattacttgtatggtgttcacgtagatgtgttcacagaccataagagccttcggtaggtgttcacccagaaagagttgaatctttgccagaggagatggcttgagtttctcaaggattatgatatgagtgtgcattaccatcctggtaaggccaatgtagtagcagatggtCTTAGTAGACTATtgatgggtagtgtagcacatgttgaggaagaaagaaatgaaCTAGCAAAATATGTCCACAGACTTGTTCgcttaggagttcgtcttatgagcatatcataTGGTGGTGTAATAGTTCAAAATGGGTCAGAATCatcattggtagtggaggttaaggaaaatcaAGACAGTGAACCGctattgcttcaactaaagggtgcagtccattagcatcagcagaaagttgaggttttctcccaagggggatatggtgtgcttcgctatcagggtcgattatgtgttcctaaggtgggtgaattgagacaacaGATtattgcagaagcccataaatCCAGGttttctattcatccaggcgccactaagatgtatcgtgatctatgggaagtcttttggtggaatagaataaaaagggatatagcggattttgtcgttaagtgccccaattgtcagcaagtcaaggtagaacattagaaatcaggaggtatgactcaagatattgacattcctacttggaagtgggaagtgatcaacatggacttcatcataaGTTTACATCGTATTCGCAGataacatgactccatttgggtgatagttgatagagttacCAAGTCTGCACGTTTTTTGGCAGTCAAGACTATAGATTCggtggaggactacgccaagccttacattaatgagatagtcaggttgcatagggtgcctttgtctatcatctgagatagaggtcctcagtttacctctaatttctggaagtcatttcagaaaggtcttggtacccaAGTTAATCTTAGCATATCATTTTATCTGCAGACAGATGggcaggcagagcgtaccattcagaacttagaggacatgttgagagcttgcgtgatcaatttcaagggtagttgggatgatcacctttctcttatagagtttgcctacaaaaatagttaccattccagcttcagatggccccttatgaggtattgtatgggcgtagatgtagatctctaattgattggtttgaagtaggtgaagcagacTTAATAGGGAtagattcagttcatgatgtTATAGAGAAAGtacaactcattagagatagactcaAGACAGCCCCGAGTCGCTAGACAAATCAGATTGCAGATTTCAGAAGCTACAAGTTCCACCgacggaccgtagggtgacctacgatccgtgctggtggtccatgGATGGTCACCTGAAGCCCTCCCTAGAAAAGTCCCAAAATTTTGGCTATTTATCGACTCACGCCGGGACCTACGAATCGTAGATCAagccacggtccgtggtccaggGCCGTAAGTTAGACCCCCAAATTCCAATCTCAATCACCGATCgatggttgaccagcacggaccgttgGTTGATCCACGATCCATCGGTCCTATCCGTCAATGATcccgacaacttttaagttaggggtcttttggtcttttccttatgcgttggacccctaaactacgttgtttaacccctaaactatgtagttttggtcagttttagcctagtaaacaaactagaacttacctaagttaGATCATTCACCAAAACTTAGAAAACTAGAACgtaaagaggagaaagaagtcaagaaccctagttcaagaacgcaacaggTTGTCATCAgtttcagccccaaaatcgaaagatttctccgtggaattcgtcaccaagtatgtgagatttcactagtgggttcttttcgcccattaggtccctagatttcaatcagaatcttgattcccctaatattaactagacctagggtttctttaatgttagaaattgttgggttttagctgttagaatgatccaagtCAGATTACCATGAATTCAGTATCTTTTGGTGTAGATTCTTTCATGAATTTAGAACCTTAGCTATGTAGtttttttagttcatgaattacacatgcgaggtcagatatttcagacaCATAAATACATGCCTCGGTTTTTTAATGtccattatcagtatattaatgttgcatgccagtattttgagctatccaatatTACAACATTTCAGTCATAGaatgttaattacttaatcaattAGGAGAAGCTTAATACAGAGTgaactagggtcagtcaccctcaagtcttagaactacatgcccccataggttgtaagtcccctctgtggacattattttagtgatcacgccaacatgcccctatacctctggcagtgtatattgggtcctctcgatggggcgtatacatcagactccacatttagcacGTGTGGTTTTATGTAgtttattagtagctcccttacagttcagtcagattttattgcattgaccatgttatctgTATAGTTCactattcagtctcagcatgttataaacgtggtcattgcattcagtttagccATGTTTAGTATTTCCAGTATCATTATCATGATCAAATTATATccttgctttattgcttgttcagttatgttattattcagTTTTACTCTAtactgcatgctcagtacctttcaagtagtGACACATACTCTTtactacatcttctcgtgatgtaggttcaggtcctcagcagtcagatcacgcatagatcggatcccgatcttcagttcaacaacatcagtggtgagtcctcattcttcaagAACAATTGACATGTTATCTTtccattttagtctttagtttttaatttttgctAGATTTAACTGGGGCAAGTCGCAGtacttctagtcagtttagaggcttacttcagacatagttagttttagctttagtgtttgagtttgacttttcagttgttTTTGAACTCTCACTTTTCATTTATTCAGATAGTATATGgttattccccatcatttcagtttacaagatgatttagcttccgcacagtatgtctttactttagtttatctttagtatgcttatgatatgccaacagaGTTAACttagggtcactcgtgatcctatgTCCCGTGTCCGTGTCTTGTGGGTAGCTTCGGGCAGTGATAAGAGTGAAGTGTGCACAACTTCAAGCCTTAAGAAGGGATTTTGAGACtttgcagaagaaggaagaagagtCTGTAACGAGTTACTGTTATAAAACAATGGAGATAAGCAACAAAATGTGATTTCATGGTGAAAAGATGACTGATGTCACAATTGTGGAAAAGATATTGCGCTCCCTAACGCTGAAGTATGACTATGTCGTTTGCTCCATTGAGGAgtcaaaaaatatagataagtTATCGCTTGACGAATTTCAAAGTTCTTTATTGGTACATAAGCAAAAGATGAACCGTAGTTCATCTTCTGAAGAGCAGGCTTTGAAGGCATCTACTAATACTCATTGTTATAAATTTCAGAGCCAATGATGTCATCTTCAGAGGAAGGAATTTTGACAAATCCAAAGTAGAATGCTATCGATGTCATAAATTTGGTCATTATAAGTCTGAATGTTATGCTAGGCTGCCTAATGACAAGTATAAGAAGTCAAATTTTGTTCAAAGTAACGAAGTTGAGACATTGTTGATGGCAGTCCAAGTAGAGAAGGAACTTGAACAAAACGTTTGGTATTTGGATACGGGTTGCAGTAATCACATGTGTGGAAGTAagtcttcttttttcatttttaaatgaaaacttCCGTTCAACAATTAGTTTTGGTGATTCTTCCACTGTGAGTGCAATTGGAAAGGATGATATTAAGATTAGAACCAAGAATGGTTTTGAAGAAACGATCTCAAATGTGCTATATGTTACTACTTTGAAAAGCAATCTGCTAAGTGTTGGtcaattgcaagaaaaatgatatgTTATAACTATTAAGAAAGGTGCATGTAAGATTTATAATTCTACTAGACGGGCTATTGCTGTTGTGATATTGAGTTCAAACAGGTTGTTCTCGCTGAAAATAGAGAATATTCACCGTTGTTTGAAAGCAGAAATAAGAGATCTGTCATGGTTGTGGCATTTTAGATATGATCACTTGGGTTTTGGCAAATTAAAAGTtctctaacaaaaaaaatatggttATAGGTCTTCCTGAAATTACAATTTCGTCCCAAGTATGAGAGGAATGTGTTGTCGACAAAAAACATCGTTCTCAATTTCCAAAGCAAAGTCGTGGAGAGCCAATGATGTTTTGGAACTTTTGGACATTTATGGCCCAATTAAACCAGCTTCTAATGGAGGTAAACGATACTTTATTACGTTTACTGatgatttttcttgaaaaacttGGGTTTATTTTTTACATGAAAAATCTAAGGCTTTTAAAGCATTTGAAAGCTTCAAGGTTCATGTAGAAAATAAGACaggaaagaaaatcaagacTCTTCGGATGGATTGTGGTGGAGAGTATTGCTCTAAAGTTTTTGATGTGAATCTGATGGCATTAGAAAAGAGCTTACAACATCTTATACACCACAAGAAAATGGTGTATCAGAGAGGAATTAAAATAGAACCATCATCAATATGGTTCAGAGTGTGCTCGCAAaagaaagagtgaaaaaaagttattggccAGAAGCTATAACTTTGAGCATTCACGTCTTAAACAAAAGCCCTATATTTTCTATTAAGAACATGACTCCCGAGGAGGCGTGGAGTGGAAGAAGGCCCACTATAGATCACTTTCAAATTTTTGGGTGTATTGCGTATGCATATGTCCCAGatgagaaaatgaagaagctcgatgataAAAGTGAAAAGTGTGTATTTCTTGGTGTTAGTGAAACATCCAAGGCATATAAATTATGTAATCCACAAACGGAAAAAATTCTGATCAGTCGAGatgtttttttttgaagaaactATTTGGGATTGGAATATGCAGCAGCCTACCCCAGTCCTATTTGAGAATGAAGTTGAAGAACCAGCATTAATACCTGGAAATTCAGAGGATTATCCTCCTACAACCGCTGAAATTACACCAACAACTAGTGGAAATTTTCAAGCAGCTTTGGAAGAAATTGATTCAACAGGTCAGTCACTTCGGCATTCTCGTAAAAGGCCTGCATGAATTTCGGACTATGATGTAACATGAATTGAGGTAAATGATGATGCAATTACTCATTTTGCATTGTTTGCGGACTGCGACCCTACAGTTTTTGAAATTGTCGTTAgagaagaaaaatggagaaaggCGATGGATGCTGAAATTGTAGCTACTGAAAGGAACGATACTTAGGAGCTTATTGATCTTCCTAAGAAGTAGAAAACCATTGATGTCAAGTGGTTCTACAAGACGAAACTGAAGGGAAATGGtgaaattgacaaatataaggTGTGATTGGTGGCTAAGGGATACAATCAAGAGTACGGTGTGGACTACACTGAAGTTCATGCTCCAGTTGCAAGGCATGACACCATCAGAATGGTAATTGTATTGGCAGTGCAAAACTCATGGTCTATCTTCCAGTTGGATGTCAAATCAGCTTTCATACATAGATATTTGGAGGAAGAGGTATTTATCGAACAACCTTATGTTAAGGTTGGAAATGAGCATAAAGTTTATCGCTTAAAAAAGGccctttatggactaaaacaagcccCCCGAGCTTGGTATAGTCGCATTGAGGCTTATTTTCTGAAAATGGATTTTCAAAAGTATCCATATGAGCATACACTTTTTGTGAAGATTGGGAATGATGCGAAAATCCTTATTGTATACttatatgttgatgatcttatatatactgAGAATGATAGTGCCATGTTTGTCGAATTCAAGAAGTCTTTGATGGATGAGTTCGAGATGTTTGATCTTGGTAATATGCATTACTTTCTTGGATTAAAAGTGGTGCAACCTGATTATGGgatatattttttccaaaataagtATGTGCGAGAAATTTTATATAGGTTCAAGATGCTGAACTGCAATCCCACCAACACACCAGTTGAGTTTGGCTTAAAACtaaacaaagttaggaaaggAACGAAGGTGGATAGCACGCTTTACAAATAAATTGTGGGCAGTATAATGTACCTAAATGCCACAAGACTCGACACTATGTATGCAGTAAGTCTTGTAAGTAGATAGATGGAGAGTCCAACAAAGATGCATTTTCTAGCTGCGAAGAGAATTCTTCACTACTTACAAGGAACAAAAGATTTTGGCATTTTCTACCAGAAAGGAGAACAATCAGATTTGATTGGCTTTACGGACAATGACTATGCAGGAGATCAAGACGACAGAAAGAGCACTTTCGATTATGTTTTTTTGCTAGGTACAGAGGTTGTTTCGTGGTCTTTCCGGAAGCAAAATATTGTCACTTTATCAAGTACTAAAGCGGAATTTGTTGCTGCTACAACATGTGCTTGTCAAGTTGTTTGGTTAAGAAGATTTTTTGAAGAACTACAATTCAAACAAGAAAGAGCAACTACAATTTTTTGCGACAACAACTCTACCatcaagttataaaaaaattatgtgcaACATGGAAGGAGAAAGCACATTGACGTGAAGTATTACTTTCTGCGAGATCTCAACGATGAAGGAACTATAGAGTTGGAATGGTGCTGAAGTGAAGACCAACTGGCAGATATCTTTACCATACCTCTCAGGTTGTTTCCTTTCCAAAATTTGAGGAGGTTGATTGGAATTGGCACTATGAAAGAGTTCAAGAAGTTGAAGTTAAACTAAAGCACGAGAGCTTTCAATTTAAAGGAGGGTGTTAGTTTTAAAAGAGTCTCATCAGTAAAATAAGAGTtgttagaaaataaaattcCTATATGATAGGTTTGTCCTAGTCTTTAGGAAGTAGTTTTATACGTGGGTTGTCATCTAGTTTTTAGGAAGAAGCTTTGTAAGATAGTtcctaattttttgtttaagtcTGCTGTGTGTTTTTGTGCTATATAAAGACTGCACAACAACACTGAAAAGTATCAGTCAAGGAAATTTCTTTTCACGTTCACTGCCTCTCTTTCTCTATTCTATTTATGcttcttgaatttgttttgCTATCACCTTAGACTTTCGAAGCATCTAATAGTTGTTGGGTTTATTGATTTTAAATTCTCtacataaattttgttttagagaGATGGTGAGGATTGAGAAAGGAAGAGAGTAAGAATGTGAAGAGATGAAGCAGAgggtaaagaaagaaaaatgtggACACAAATATAACACGTGTTTGCCATTTACTTAACTCATTTGGAACCTCTGCAATTGCAGTTAAAGTACCTAAATAACCCTCTTTTTAGTACAACTCGCCTTGTTTTTTGTACAATAGGGTGATGCAGTGTTGGTCCTAACCTTGTTGGCTTATAATATAGAAGTTTTAGGAAAAAGCTTTGTAGGATAGTttctaatttttagttttaaatctGCTGTGTGTTTTTGTGCTATATAAAGACTTCAGTAGCAACACTGAAAAGTATCAGtcaagaaaatttattttcacGTTTACTTCCTCTCTTTctctattctatttttgcttcttgaatttgttttacTATCACCTTAGACTTTTGAAGCATCTAATAGTTGTTGGGTTTATTGATTTGAAATTCtctacataaattttattttagagaGATGGTGAGGATTGGAAAAGAAAGAGAGTAAGAATGAGAAAAGATGAAGTTGAaggtaaagaaagaaaaatgtggACACAAATATAATACGTGTTTGTCATTTACTCTACTCATTTGGAGCATCTGCAATTGCAGTTAAAGTACCTAAATACCCTTTTTTTAGTACAATTCACCTTGTTTTTTGTACAATAGGGTGATGCAGTGTTGATCCTAGCCTTGTTGGCTTATATAATATAGAATAGGTATAAAAATCATTAACActccaacttttttttaaagatcaaaCTCCCCTTAATTATGAATAATAGACATTCTCTTCTCTTTATGCTAATTGACTTTTTTAAATGCTCATTTCACCGTTTGCattatcaacatttattttttcttttttatttctttaaaatcatgatttttatataacaaattttctatgaaaaaatagttattatttttctctataaaaagataaaagtgaaaaatagtAATTGAGTATATAAGTTTATATGttctataataaaaaagatCTAGATTAGCAAAATAAAGGTTAATACTTTAATAATAATCAAAGTTCTAATACTTATttatacaagtaaaaataattggtaatgattacttttaaaatatatttcaatctAGGTAATATAAAagtattaataaaaatagaggtatattttataacaaatatataaaagatcatgtatttatattgtaagtaaatttctaatttttaattttaaaatattccaTTATTGACAACCAAAAAtcgtgtgtatatatatattgcatgtaatatataataataagcataaataataacattaaattttgtgataaattgccaaaaaataataatattctaCTTATAAAGTTAATGAGCTTAcaaattttttagaaatatttgattaataaaaataaatattatataaaagatattacaTAAATGAAAGATTAAAATGtcaaggataaaatagatattGCATAGGATAAACGGGGAGGGAAGGAGGGAGAGGGATATCTATTGTACATAATTAAGGGGGATCAGATGGTCTATTGTTCATAATTAAGAAAggagttttttttcttaaagtataATTGAAGGATTGTCAATGAgatattgaattatttttcataattttctcACAATGAGAAGTTTGTCAATAGTTGCAAAAATGGGaagaaaaacttttatttaATGGTATTTCATCggaaaaaagtttttaaaaaagaagatgtttgaaattcttattttgtttttttatacgAATAGACAATTTGGAAAGATCAAAATGGGCGGAAGAAATAAATTGACTAATCCTCAATTCTGTCTAAAGTTCATTAATTAGATCGAGATAAAATGAATTAAGATAAAGCTAAATAAATTGGGTTGTAAATTGTAATTCAACATGACCCTCAAATTTCACCTAAATATCTTTCCTTACTTATTGCTCCCAACTcttactatatatttttattttttataatgtgCTTTTAAGATATCATGATTAAATATAACTGTTCAATAATTTGTAAATATGCAGTcactatttttttgaaaaaattaacaaCCATGCATCAATAGACCTcattaattttttgttctt belongs to Solanum stenotomum isolate F172 chromosome 1, ASM1918654v1, whole genome shotgun sequence and includes:
- the LOC125854596 gene encoding uncharacterized protein LOC125854596 codes for the protein MTDVTIVEKILRSLTLKYDYVVCSIEESKNIDKLSLDEFQSSLLVHKQKMNRSSSSEEQALKSECYARLPNDKYKKSNFVQSNEVETLLMAVQVEKELEQNVCFGDSSTVSAIGKDDIKIRTKNGFEETISNVLYVTTLKSNLLSVVLAENREYSPLFESRNKRSVMVVAF